One window from the genome of Yarrowia lipolytica chromosome 1B, complete sequence encodes:
- a CDS encoding uncharacterized protein (Compare to YALI0B09009g, weakly similar to uniprot|Q08967 Saccharomyces cerevisiae YPL221w BOP1), with protein sequence MTTQRLWMALLTLLACVCSFVQADDNLHSTGAYPCSDQDSPLSVSNFSFIFDRNSGNVTYNVSGHSNIEVSLEAHITVVAYGQQVLDQSVNLCEEGVTELCPIRPGPVQASAMYAVPEKYTRGIATIAYKIPDLEGLITIQLYNADTGENLGCFRTEISNGNSTQTDSVKYVTMGIIAAALAAAAASSARREEEGAGGAGSGGRRKRGGGTGAAAGAHGAAPAAAQGPAGGFHAPGFVELFNSVQGIATAGMMSVNYPSVYSSFSQNVGWSVGIISWDGLQHQIDEFRNSTGGNLKKSSLTQLKQATLIRQNQTNGAMYGGSLMNNETITERMVQLFTREDTNGTDTNGTATFSMGMGGGGHTPTSNGEPQKTGVSLVQGLKAYVEELSIPSTNTFMTVLVWFCIIMAAAITLIMTVKLALEVYCRWYKPLGKDLENFRRRYWIHLGSTIVRVVLVLYGLGVLYCCFQFKQNDSWAATVLAAITLALMTLTLLALTARIFFLALYASREKGGLEYLFSHKPWIRKYGLFYDQFQVKYWWCFVVFIAASFGRNAFLALGYGHGMVQVVGQLVIDCIVFIFVCWVKPFNTKMGNWINIAIAVIRIISMVLILTFTVELNLTKISTTGTGLALIIVQAILFCSLTILIFANFIYGFVITRKLKKKKKLEMAAALERERGANEIDLGLDHSLHGSGTDSLSGTRQVDEKHPYDAYDTSVSNEDERLYHRDIESSYEDGTNFEIVQPGSRDSQQRESYNSNGNVERHSTTLSRLSRLSQLSSAHGETEFYKDRSTTPSNALDHHQQMTGVAGTGAGVFGGDAIADSYNVHRGPLFADPRYSNSQTSFSSSGSQHVSRFTEALNDSDDSDEGRGLGRYVAPLTTKNQFVSRGASTGAPLTPDTPENAQFGGYAGATPRAPSSGYSGVSDRPKSRLSTLSGFSGVSRVDGTPVGPPPGHSRGKSSMSDNFFDTHDDFQDYSLPSNKRYSDLRFSTTTSDYRNSGRSSDVPSDLGSQAGSHHSRLLDDPAVFGRPLSGEDSELDPAADITITPGSAGRFTTAPPAVPVPHAPHHGHHDTSLVDDFSFLEDRQDDEGFSWEQDINRGSVTHERQFM encoded by the coding sequence ATGACGACACAGCGGCTCTGGATGGCGCTACTCACGCTGCTGGCGTGCGTGTGCTCGTTCGTCCAGGCAGACGACAATCTCCATTCCACAGGAGCCTACCCCTGCTCCGATCAAGACAGCCCGCTCAGTGTCTCCAACTTCTCATTCATCTTCGACCGTAACAGCGGCAACGTGACCTACAACGTGTCGGGCCATTCCAACATAGAGGTCTCGCTGGAGGCACACATCACCGTGGTGGCATACGGCCAGCAGGTTCTGGACCAGTCGGTCAACCTGTGCGAGGAGGGAGTGACCGAACTGTGTCCTATCCGACCAGGACCGGTCCAGGCCTCAGCCATGTATGCCGTGCCCGAAAAATACACGCGAGGAATCGCCACCATTGCATACAAAATCCCCGATCTGGAGGGACTCATTACCATCCAGCTGTATAACGCCGACACGGGCGAGAACCTGGGCTGTTTCCGGACTGAAATCTCAAACGGAAACAGTACGCAAACAGATTCAGTCAAATACGTGACCATGGGAATCATTGCCGCAGCTTTGGCAGCCGCAGCAGCATCTTCTGCCCggagggaggaggagggagctggaggagccggTTCTGGAGGGCGGAGGAAGCGGGGAGGAGGAACCGGCGCTGCCGCAGGTGCACACGGAGCTGCCCCGGCCGCCGCACAGGGCCCTGCAGGTGGATTCCACGCGCCAGGGTTCGTGGAACTGTTCAATTCCGTCCAGGGAATCGCCACGGCGGGAATGATGTCTGTGAACTACCCGTCCGTGtactcgtccttctcgcAAAACGTCGGATGGAGCGTGGGCATCATTTCGTGGGACGGACTGCAACACCAGATTGACGAGTTCCGAAATAGTACAGGTGGAAACCTCAAAAAGAGCTCGCTAACTCAGCTCAAACAGGCTACGCTCATCCGACAGAACCAGACCAATGGAGCCATGTATGGAGGCAGTCTGATGAACAACGAGACCATCACCGAACGAATGGTGCAGCTGTTCACCCGAGAGGACACTAACGGCACAGATACAAACGGCACCGCAACTTTTTCCATGGGcatgggaggaggaggacacACGCCAACATCTAATGGAGAACCTCAAAAAACTGGCGTTTCTCTGGTTCAGGGCTTGAAGGCATACGTCGAGGAGTTGTCCATTCcgtccacaaacacctTCATGACAGTTCTCGTCTGGTTCTGCATCATTATGGCTGCCGCTATCACGCTCATTATGACCGTCAAGCTGGCTCTGGAAGTCTACTGTCGATGGTACAAGCCATTGGGCAAGGATCTCGAAAACTTCCGACGACGGTACTGGATTCATCTGGGCTCAACCATTGTGCGAGTCGTGCTTGTTTTGTACGGCCTGGGAGTGCTCTATTGTTGCTTCCAGTTCAAACAGAACGATTCTTGGGCTGCTACTGTTCTTGCTGCCATCACTCTAGCACTCATGACCCTCACTTTGCTTGCGTTAACAGCGCGTATCTTCTTCCTGGCACTTTAcgcgtcacgtgaaaagGGTGGACTTGAGTACTTGTTCTCACACAAGCCCTGGATCAGAAAATACGGTCTCTTTTACGACCAGTTTCAAGTCAAGTACTGGTGGTGTTTTGTGGTATTTATTGCCGCCAGTTTTGGCAGAAACGCCTTCCTGGCTCTTGGATACGGCCACGGCATGGTGCAGGTGGTCGGCCAGCTGGTGATTGACTGTATCGTCTTTATCTTTGTGTGCTGGGTGAAACCGTTCAATACCAAGATGGGCAACTGGATCAACATTGCCATTGCCGTGATTCGAATCATCTCCATGGTTCTCATTCTGACGTTTACCGTGGAGTTGAATCTGACAAAAATATCTACCACCGGCACAGGACTCGCGCTGATTATTGTTCAGGCAATTCTTTTCTGTTCCCTCACGATTCTCATCTTTGCCAACTTTATCTACGGCTTTGTCATCACCAGaaagctgaagaagaagaaaaagcTGGAGATGGCTGCGGCTCTGGAGCGAGAGCGAGGCGCCAACGAGATTGATCTGGGTCTGGACCATTCCCTGCACGGTTCTGGAACAGACAGTCTTTCTGGCACGCGACaggtggacgagaagcATCCCTACGACGCCTACGATACGAGTGTGTCCAACGAGGACGAGCGGCTGTACCATCGGGATATTGAGTCGTCGTACGAAGACGGCACCAATTTTGAGATTGTACAGCCTGGTAGCCGAGACTCGCAGCAGCGAGAGAGCTACAACAGTAACGGCAACGTTGAGAGACACTCTACTACGCTGTCCCGTCTGTCCAGACTGTCACAGCTTTCTTCTGCTCATGGGGAGACTGAGTTCTACAAGGACAGAAGCACTACTCCTTCCAATGCCCTGgatcaccaccaacagaTGACTGGAGTTGCTGGAACTGGAGCTGGAGtgtttggaggagacgcGATTGCCGACTCGTACAACGTTCATCGAGGTCCTCTGTTTGCTGACCCTCGATACTCAAATTCCCAGACGTCTTTCAGTTCCTCAGGTTCTCAGCACGTGTCTCGATTCACAGAGGCACTTAACGACAGTGACGATAGCGACGAAGGACGGGGACTGGGCCGGTATGTGGCACCTCTGACTACCAAGAACCAGTTTGTCTCGCGGGGTGCTTCCACAGGTGCTCCTCTGACCCCCGACACCCCCGAAAACGCCCAGTTTGGCGGTTATGCTGGCGCCACTCCTCGAGCCCCTTCTTCTGGCTACTCTGGCGTTTCTGATCGACCCAAGTCACGCCTATCGACGCTCTCTGGCTTTTCAGGAGTGTCTAGAGTCGACGGCACTCCCGTGggccctcctcctggacATTCTCGAGGCAAGTCTTCCATGTCGGACAACTTTTTTGATACTCACGACGACTTCCAAGACTACTCTCTGCCGTCCAACAAGCGGTACTCGGATTTGAGGTTCTCAACAACCACCTCCGACTACCGCAACTCTGGTCGGTCGTCCGACGTGCCCTCTGACCTGGGCTCTCAGGCTGGCTCGCACCACTCGCGACTTCTGGACGACCCTGCGGTCTTTGGACGGCCTCTCAGCGGTGAAGACTCGGAGTTGGATCCCGCAGCAGACATTACTATCACTCCCGGATCTGCAGGACGCTTTACCACGGCTCCACCCGCCGTTCCCGTGCCCCATGCTCCTCATCATGGACATCACGATACCTCGCTGGTCGACGACTTTTCGTTCCTTGAAGACAGACAGGACGACGAGGGCTTTTCGTGGGAACAAGACATTAACCGAGGCTCGGTCACTCACGAGCGACAGTTTATGTGA
- a CDS encoding mitochondrial 54S ribosomal protein mL58 (Compare to YALI0B09075g, weakly similar to uniprot|P22354 Saccharomyces cerevisiae YKR085c 60S ribosomal protein L20 mitochondrial precursor (YmL20), similar to Saccharomyces cerevisiae MRPL20 (YKR085C); ancestral locus Anc_5.682) — translation MIRHFSTSARRLAAKTPRPITPFPTKYSSPASAYKNPYIIPPGVHHHPAPAAPSAIHTPYVFLPDSDPRKALLAKSASVDTTNMPTFRKGKAQYHITEADIKEMRRLHESDPEVWTRAALMEKFGVSGYFAGSIVQASAQRVKSMNNELAKIKTNWSQRRADARLEREKRKAYWYNDA, via the coding sequence ATGATCCGACAtttctccacctcggcTCGACGACTGGCGGCCAAGACCCCCCGGCCAATCACTCCCTTCCCCACAAAATACTCTTCGCCCGCTTCGGCCTACAAGAACCCCTACATTATCCCTCCCGGAGTCCACCATCACCCCGCTCCAGCCGCCCCTTCGGCCATCCACACTCCCTATGTGTTTCTGCCCGATTCGGACCCCCGAAAGGCCCTGCTGGCCAAATCTGCATCAGTCGATACCACCAACATGCCGACCTTCCGCAAGGGCAAGGCCCAGTACCACATCACCGAGGCcgacatcaaggagatgcgACGACTGCACGAGAGCGATCCCGAGGTGTGGACCCGAGCTGCTCTCATGGAGAAGTTTGGCGTGAGCGGCTACTTTGCCGGATCGATTGTGCAGGCCTCGGCTCAGCGAGTCAAGTCCATGAACAacgagctggccaagatcaagaCTAACTGGAGCCAGCGACGAGCAGACGCTCGactggagagagagaagcgaaaggcGTATTGGTACAACGACGCTtag
- a CDS encoding uncharacterized protein (Compare to YALI0B09053g, similar to uniprot|Q80X98 Mus musculus 5730550P09Rik protein and uniprot|P15938 Saccharomyces cerevisiae YKR086w PRP16 RNA-dependent ATPase, similar to Saccharomyces cerevisiae PRP16 (YKR086W); ancestral locus Anc_5.683), producing MDTYKSTLSLRLSDELGKSANEKMTNIVFKLAETQSQDAFVSSCSAFGKFRPEFLVKIWSEVEELKKRPTSIPVPSAAPVTAPQPVKRARIELEVEEDEKLGSTKSKKISSAAQKKLDEIRARRRQKGDKEVFKRSRLEDGNDEVVVEREKRVDTKPEVSQSIYNVDGSLRESDITPKDIKRRDTRGGDSRGAKGDSGRRYQSQEEIELDREWYMNDEMGHQEDDWNDQVALEERTESKLKSVLSRKGNKMRENDLWEQNQMSGGGVMSGEAQQYDAMDEVDNAIHISVNNLIPPFLDGQQVFTRQKDPVSAVRDVQSDLAILAKRGSQLVKDRRQLRERAKQVKDASSTQGTVLGLVDEKKAEETKAEVKKEKLIEVKTEVKEDPEVESKPLTPKEARTLLPAFAVRDPLLQVIQSNQVTIVIGETGSGKTTQLTQYLYEAGYAERGMIGCTQPRRVAAMSVAQRVSQEMEVRVGQEVGYAIRFEDHTSPATKIKYLTDGILLRETLTDPTLDNYSCVIMDEAHERALNTDILLGLFRTILAKRRDLKLIVTSATMNSKRFSDFFGGAPTFTIPGRTYPVSVHHERAPVDDYVAAAVKKVLSIHVSSEVSTGDILVFMTGQEDITVTCEVLEERLQKDLDNPAPLMILPIFSQMPADLQNKIFNKAPPGVRKCIVATNIAETSLTVDGITFVVDAGYSKLKVYSPKTGMDSLQVAPISVAQAVQRSGRAGRTAKGTAYRLYTEHAEREEMYPTAIPEIQRTNLANTLLLLKSVGVTDLMKFAFMDPPPKDTIMASLYELWSLGAVDNLGNITQLGMKMSQFPMDPCLGKILIKSVDYGCSKEMLSVVAMLCVPTVFYRPPERQQEADSAREKFFVPESDHLTLLHVYTQWLHNKKSPVWCAKHFLHAKALEKAHEVREQLEQIMTTNKMHIDSCGTDWDLLRKCICAGFFHQAARVHGLGSYRNLRTLVSTQLHPTSALYGLGYLPAFVVYHELILTSKEYMSCVTSVDPAWLAEFGSCFYVLKDRTGKVDFSRKRAGLERLLEVDSKRQEEKEVKKEVKKEEKKGPGMFRKRKGF from the coding sequence ATGGACACGTACAAGAGCACACTGTCTCTTCGTCTGTCGGATGAGCTGGGCAAGTCTGCCAACGAAAAAATGACAAATATCGTCTTCAAACTGGCAGAGACGCAATCGCAGGATGCCTTTGTGTCTTCGTGCTCCGCCTTTGGCAAGTTTCGGCCCGAGTTCCTCGTCAAAATCTGGTCtgaggtggaggagctgaagaagcGTCCGACCAGCATACCTGTGCCTTCAGCGGCCCCCGTCACAGCTCCGCAGCCTGTCAAGCGGGCTCGAATcgagctggaggtggaggaagatgagaaATTGGGGTCCACCAAGTCTAAGAAGATCTCCAGTGctgcccagaagaagctggatgAGATCAGGGCCAGAAGGAGGCAAAAGGGAGATAAAGAAGTCTTTAAACGGAGTCGACTGGAAGACGGCAACGACGAGGTTGTTGTGGAGCGCGAGAAGCGCGTGGACACGAAACCTGAGGTGTCTCAGTCGATTTACAATGTGGATGGTTCCTTGCGGGAGAGTGATATAACACCAAAAGATATCAAGCGGAGAGATAccagaggaggagactcAAGAGGCGCAAAGGGCGATTCTGGTCGCCGCTACCAATCCCAAGAAGAAATCGAACTTGACCGAGAATGGTACATGAATGACGAAATGGGACATCAGGAGGATGACTGGAACGACCAAGTTGCCCTCGAAGAACGTACAGAATCGAAACTCAAGAGCGTGCTTTCGCGCAAGGGTAACAAGATGCGCGAGAACGACTTGTGGGAACAAAATCAGAtgtctggaggaggtgtcatgtctggagaagctcagCAGTATGATGCGATGGATGAAGTTGACAATGCTATCCACATCAGTGTTAACAATCTGATCCCGCCGTTTCTGGATGGCCAGCAAGTGTTTACGCGCCAGAAAGATCCCGTTTCTGCAGTCAGAGATGTGCAATCTGATCTGGCTATTCTTGCGAAACGAGGTAGCCAGCTGGTGAAGGACAGGAGACAGTTGAGAGAACGAGCCAAACAGGTCAAAGACGCGTCGTCTACGCAAGGAACGGTGTTGGGTTTGGTggatgagaagaaggcggAGGAGACGAAAGCTGAGgtgaagaaagaaaagTTGATTGAAGTAAAAACTGAAGTCAAAGAAGACCCTGAGGTTGAAAGCAAACCCCTGACACCCAAGGAAGCTCGAACCCTGCTACCAGCATTTGCAGTGCGAGaccccctcctccaggtcATCCAATCAAACCAGGTAACTATCGTCATTGGAGAAACGGGCTCCGGAAAAACAACCCAGCTCACCCAGTACCTCTACGAAGCCGGGTACGCCGAACGAGGCATGATCGGATGTACACAACCGCGTCGAGTTGCTGCAATGAGTGTGGCTCAGCGTGTGAGTCAAGAAATGGAGGTGCGAGTGGGCCAGGAAGTCGGATACGCCATTCGTTTCGAAGACCACACGTCTCCAGCTACAAAGATCAAGTATTTGACGGATGGTATTCTGCTAAGAGAGACTCTAACTGATCCTACGTTGGATAACTACTCGTGTGTCATTATGGATGAAGCCCACGAACGTGCTCTGAACACGGATATTCTTCTGGGTCTGTTTCGAACCATTCTGGCCAAAAGAAGAGATCTCAAGTTGATTGTCACCTCGGCTACCATGAACTCGAAACGCTTTTCCGACTTCTTTGGAGGCGCTCCTACCTTCACCATTCCCGGACGAACTTATCCAGTGTCTGTTCACCACGAGCGAGCTCCTGTGGATGACTATGTGGCTGCCGCAGTCAAAAAGGTGCTCTCTATCCATGTGTCTTCAGAAGTATCTACAGGCGACATTCTTGTCTTCATGACCGGTCAGGAGGATATCACTGTGACCTGCgaggttctggaggagcGACTTCAAAAGGATCTCGATAACCCTGCCCCTCTCATGATTCTGCCTATCTTCTCTCAAATGCCTGCGGACTTGCAAAACAAAATCTTCAACAAGGCTCCTCCAGGCGTGAGGAAGTGCATTGTTGCTACGAATATTGCCGAAACATCCCTCACAGTCGATGGAATCACGTTTGTGGTGGATGCAGGATACTCGAAACTCAAGGTGTACTCACCCAAAACTGGCATGGACTCGCTGCAAGTCGCTCCCATCTCTGTAGCTCAAGCCGTGCAGAGAAGTGGACGAGCAGGCCGAACAGCCAAGGGAACCGCTTACAGATTATACACGGAGCACGCCGAGAGGGAGGAAATGTATCCCACGGCAATCCCCGAGATCCAAAGAACTAATCTCGCCAACACTCTGCTACTTCTCAAGTCTGTGGGTGTTACCGATCTCATGAAGTTTGCCTTCATGGACCCTCCTCCAAAGGATACAATCATGGCGTCTCTTTACGAGCTGTGGTCGCTGGGAGCAGTCGACAACCTTGGAAACATCACCCAGCTCGGTATGAAGATGTCCCAATTCCCCATGGACCCTTGTCTGGGAAAGATTCTCATCAAGTCTGTCGACTACGGCTGTTCCAAAGAGATGCTCTCAGTTGTGGCCATGCTGTGTGTTCCCACAGTCTTCTACCGCCCTCCCGAGCGTCAACAGGAGGCTGATTCTGCCCGTGAAAAGTTTTTTGTGCCTGAATCGGACCACCTGACGCTTCTTCACGTCTACACACAGTGGCTGCACAACAAGAAAAGCCCCGTGTGGTGTGCCAAGCACTTTTTACACGCTAAAGCGCTCGAGAAGGCTCACGAGGTACGGGAACAGTTGGAACAGATCAtgaccaccaacaagatgCACATTGACAGCTGTGGCACCGATTGGGATCTACTCAGGAAGTGCATCTGCGCAGGGTTCTTCCACCAGGCTGCCAGAGTGCACGGACTAGGCAGTTACCGTAACTTACGAACGCTCGTTAGCACCCAGTTGCATCCTACTTCGGCGCTGTACGGCCTGGGCTACTTGCCTGCGTTTGTCGTCTACCACGAGCTGATTCTCACATCCAAAGAGTACATGTCGTGCGTGACGTCTGTGGATCCGGCGTGGTTGGCCGAGTTTGGATCGTGCTTTTACGTGCTTAAAGACCGAACTGGAAAGGTGGACTTTTCGAGAAAGAGAGCGGGACTGGAGAGACTACTGGAGGTGGATAGTAAGAGacaggaagagaaggaggtgaaaaaggaggtgaaaaaggaggagaagaagggacCAGGGATGTTTAGGAAGCGGAAGGGGTTCTGA
- a CDS encoding uncharacterized protein (Compare to YALI0B09119g, similar to Saccharomyces cerevisiae YOL022C; ancestral locus Anc_1.365, similar to uniprot|P25040 Saccharomyces cerevisiae YOL022c): MHAELIKIFQHCISQGLVIHPQHTMDSDSDFEFDSDYETSTYLGFVDEPDSDDIPASPLDTRLGGQPIWLHPESPAPQELMKCLSCHKQMPMLLQAYSTLEDKYYDRVMYVFSCPEPGCRRKPGSVRALRSIRRDPEREVREKKRDAELKKIEEQQQKEKDEARAKKKEAMSNIGSNLVGEKGSNPFASANPFAAKGDNPFAKADNPFAKKAENQAVTGAEEVQKLSEEAQEVSPSPPSPTDELISSLQKTQLAEFDYKRDVSCPKFQHGHYLYTEQEYLTPESQRELPQGIKIETEADDGETTDETAEAVIDKEYEKLVNVDKHFHRFSDIVEHNPEQVVRYEFKGQPLYYADDEVSKEVTELIKSDKKAFEFQVMPNAISQVSDDIINGMEWGTIMVCVDPEDNLPELDKNNVGYAEEFVGVQWEKEHKE, encoded by the coding sequence ATGCACGCGGAGCTTATAAAAATATTTCAGCATTGCATTTCCCAAGGTCTAGTTATACATCCACAGCACACCATGGACAGCGATAGCGACTTTGAATTCGACAGCGATTACGAAACAAGCACATATCTGGGGTTCGTGGACGAGCCCGACTCGGACGACATCCCCGCGTCTCCTCTGGACACCCGGCTCGGTGGTCAACCCATCTGGTTGCATCCCGAATCGCCCGCTCCTCAGGAGCTCATGAAGTGTCTCAGCTGCCACAAACAAATGCCCATGCTACTGCAGGCGTACTCAACTCTGGAAGACAAGTACTACGACCGTGTCATGTACGTGTTCAGCTGCCCCGAGCCTGGATGTCGAAGAAAGCCCGGATCGGTGCGTGCTCTGCGGTCCATTCGACGGGACCCTGAGCGGGAGGTTCGAGAGAAGAAACGGGACGCGGAGCTCAAGAAAATCGAGGAGCAAcagcagaaggagaaggacgaggCGCGggccaaaaagaaggaggccatgAGCAATATCGGCAGCAATCTGGTTGGCGAAAAGGGCAGCAATCCATTTGCCAGTGCAAACCCTTTTGCCGCCAAGGGTGACAATCCCTTTGCAAAGGCCGACAATCCctttgccaagaaggcggAGAACCAGGCGGTTACTGGTGCTGAAGAGGTTCAGAAGCTATCTGAAGAAGCCCAGGAGGTATCCCCATCTCCCCCTTCTCCCACCGACGAACTCATTTCTTCGCTACAAAAGACACAACTGGCGGAATTTGACTACAAGCGGGACGTGAGTTGCCCCAAGTTCCAGCACGGACACTATTTATACACCGAACAGGAGTACCTGACTCCCGAGTCGCAACGAGAGCTGCCCCAGGGCATCAAGATTGAAACGGAGGCTGACGACGGCGAAACCACTGACGAAACCGCCGAGGCCGTCATCGACAAGGAATACGAGAAGCTTGTCAACGTGGACAAGCACTTCCACCGGTTCTCGGACATTGTGGAACACAACCCCGAGCAGGTGGTGCGGTACGAATTCAAGGGCCAGCCCCTGTACTacgccgacgacgaggtgtccaaggaggtgaCAGAGCTCATCAAGTCTGACAAGAAGGCATTTGAGTTCCAGGTCATGCCCAACGCCATTTCCCAGGTCTCCGACGACATTATCAACGGTATGGAGTGGGGAACCATcatggtgtgtgtggatCCTGAAGACAATCTGCCCGAGTTGGACAAGAACAATGTGGGATACGCCGAGGAGTTTGTCGGTGTTCAGTGGGAAAAGGAGCATAAGGAGTAG
- a CDS encoding uncharacterized protein (Compare to YALI0B09031g, no similarity) encodes MLPPVDLFSLTPTISSIWKLEPDYSRFQHLRLPLFVKKTDPIQVKYARAAEWSYAVDLALSPYQPTCAEAVADFIIKVIGMEYSFSVLKKWAQFREETLRERADYAPVSKQAVFTESDGESLDLKEYGNVPYNIVMELVFGDDWRSAAQYHVFRVSPDEFSNDQEWANCVTKLGRMVDQTFDIDSLLLGWKQPWTDSWTCHVTQNTCFLA; translated from the coding sequence ATGCTCCCCCCAGTCgacctcttctctcttACACCAACCATATCCAGCATATGGAAACTCGAACCCGACTACTCTCGGTTCCAACACCTGCGACTGCCGCTCTTCGTCAAGAAAACGGACCCCATCCAGGTTAAATACGCCCGCGCAGCCGAGTGGTCCTATGCGGTCGACCTGGCCCTCAGTCCGTACCAACCCACATGCGCAGAAGCAGTGGCCGACTTCATCATCAAGGTCATAGGCATGGAGTACTCGTTTTCTGTGCTAAAAAAATGGGCCCAGTTCCGCGAGGAGACGCTCCGAGAACGGGCGGACTATGCGCCTGTCTCAAAACAAGCAGTATTCACGGAATCGGACGGAGAATCGCTCGATCTCAAGGAGTACGGAAACGTTCCCTATAACATTGTGATGGAATTGGTGTTTGGAGACGACTGGCGATCAGCAGCCCAATACCACGTGTTCCGGGTGTCGCCCGACGAGTTTAGTAACGACCAGGAGTGGGCCAATTGTGTCACCAAGCTTGGTCGAATGGTGGATCAGACATTCGACATTGATTCCCTGTTGCTGGGCTGGAAACAGCCATGGACAGActcttggacttgtcacgtgacccaaaACACGTGTTTCCTCGCGTGA